In Sphingobacterium thalpophilum, a genomic segment contains:
- a CDS encoding family 43 glycosylhydrolase: MKKLLSVCLSLLSSCFTAYSQQPVPPQYTLVWSDEFDYNGAPDTTKWSYEEGFKRNREEQWYQKENVSCRNGLLVIEAKKEQRNHPGFIQGSPDWIAGRKKITYTSASINTLGKQSWKYGIFEIRARIPVGEGLWPAFWTLGTTKEWPSNGEIDIMEYYRGNILANIATGTDQRWKAHWFGKTKAVKDLGGKAWADQFHTWRMIWDEDAITLYVDDMEMLHVPMDQLVNRDGTGFIPFTQPHYLLLNLALGGINGGTIADKLLPAKYEIDYIRVYQKVKRAEMNSFTPGEIWKDQSGDVINAHGGGVLHQNGKYYWYGEKRGGTTSQGVNVYSSNDLYNWKFEGLALTPSADSTSDIAWGCIMERPKVIYHEQLKKYVMWFHLELKGQGYAAARAAVATSDSPLGPFQFVHSFRPNNNMSRDMGLFVDIDGRAYQIYSSDENYALRLVQLTDDYLHVTAKDSLLFRNHREAPALFKHKDQYYLITSGCTGWAPNRAELHVAKSLFGPWKSLGDPMQGPNSALTYGGQSTFILPVAGKTDAFIFMADRWNPKDLMDSRYIWLPVGLQNEKVQINWKDQWDLSVFH; this comes from the coding sequence ATGAAAAAACTTTTATCTGTCTGTCTTAGTTTGCTGTCAAGTTGTTTTACTGCATATAGTCAACAGCCCGTCCCACCACAGTATACATTGGTATGGTCGGATGAGTTTGATTATAATGGTGCACCCGACACGACTAAATGGAGTTATGAAGAAGGTTTCAAACGTAACCGGGAAGAGCAGTGGTATCAAAAGGAAAACGTTTCCTGTCGTAATGGCCTGTTGGTTATTGAAGCAAAAAAAGAACAACGTAATCATCCGGGTTTTATTCAGGGCAGTCCTGATTGGATTGCCGGCCGTAAAAAGATAACCTATACTTCGGCTTCGATAAATACTTTGGGAAAGCAGAGTTGGAAATACGGGATTTTTGAAATCCGGGCACGTATCCCAGTTGGCGAGGGCCTTTGGCCTGCATTCTGGACGTTAGGCACCACTAAAGAATGGCCATCCAATGGTGAAATAGATATTATGGAATATTACCGCGGCAATATATTGGCCAATATCGCAACCGGTACTGACCAACGCTGGAAAGCACATTGGTTTGGTAAGACGAAAGCAGTCAAAGATCTTGGCGGAAAGGCTTGGGCAGATCAGTTCCATACCTGGCGAATGATTTGGGATGAAGACGCTATTACGCTTTATGTGGACGATATGGAAATGCTTCACGTTCCAATGGATCAACTGGTCAATCGGGACGGTACAGGATTCATTCCATTTACCCAACCACATTATCTCCTGTTAAATTTGGCCCTTGGTGGAATAAACGGTGGCACGATAGCTGATAAATTACTTCCCGCTAAATATGAAATTGATTATATCCGGGTCTATCAAAAAGTAAAACGTGCTGAAATGAATAGCTTTACGCCAGGGGAAATATGGAAAGACCAATCCGGTGATGTGATCAATGCCCATGGCGGCGGCGTACTTCATCAAAATGGAAAATATTATTGGTATGGTGAGAAACGTGGCGGAACGACATCCCAGGGCGTCAATGTGTACTCATCCAATGATTTGTATAACTGGAAGTTTGAAGGATTGGCTCTCACACCTAGCGCAGATTCTACAAGCGATATTGCCTGGGGCTGTATTATGGAACGGCCAAAGGTTATCTATCATGAGCAGCTGAAGAAATATGTGATGTGGTTCCATCTTGAGTTGAAAGGGCAAGGCTATGCAGCAGCCAGGGCCGCCGTTGCTACCAGTGACTCTCCGCTTGGGCCGTTTCAGTTTGTCCACAGCTTCCGGCCAAATAACAATATGTCACGTGATATGGGTTTATTTGTAGACATCGATGGCAGGGCTTACCAAATCTATTCATCGGACGAAAACTATGCCTTACGCCTGGTTCAATTAACCGATGATTACCTGCATGTGACAGCAAAAGATTCCTTACTCTTCCGGAATCATCGGGAAGCCCCAGCTTTATTCAAGCATAAAGATCAGTATTATCTGATCACCAGCGGATGCACCGGCTGGGCTCCAAATCGTGCAGAGCTCCATGTCGCTAAGAGTCTTTTTGGCCCCTGGAAATCCCTAGGGGATCCAATGCAAGGGCCAAATTCGGCTTTGACTTATGGCGGTCAATCCACATTTATTCT
- a CDS encoding RagB/SusD family nutrient uptake outer membrane protein — protein sequence MKFNSTIFRLMQLGLVALVGLASCNKYLDIAPPSSIIPEAYLDEESQLAAYTVNQYAGLFPSHGNWSFGTFGIDGNTDNMAIPTLDNKFIPGQWRVGSSGGDWDFSSIYQMNYFINTVVPKWKENRILGNSNNISHYIGEAYFLRAYVYFGKLQALGDFPIIRNVMSDKDKNILVEASKRSPRNEVARFILSDLDSAITLLNQSSPDGKKQRISKNVAQLFKSRVALYEGTWLKYFSGTAFVPKGPGWPGAAKSYNSNYAFPTGSIAGEIDYFLTQAMESAAAVADNVPLVSNTGIIESANNENPYFSMFGAVDMSSYGEVLLWRQYNQSLVTHNVPVYAQRGNYAVGLTRGLVESFLMSNGLPIYASGSGYAGDDYIADVRKNRDGRLQLFLKEPGQKNVLVNIGQGTHYTLIEPTPTVYDTDWERRYTTGYTIRKGISYDGLQTLNGQGFTGSITFRATEAYLNYMEACYEKNQNLDTKAQAYWRALRTRAKVDPDFNATIAATQMDKEKKDWGAYSAGQFISPTLYNIRRERRSELMAEGLRWMDLKRWRAMDQLITTADHFEGFKLWGPMKDWYKPEQLIYGATNDKSVVSDPARSEYLRPLEIRSNALSYTGVKFAMAHYLAPIAIEHFQLASDDGTAENSVIYQNPGWSLISGTAPTGL from the coding sequence ATGAAATTCAATAGTACTATTTTTAGATTGATGCAATTGGGCCTTGTCGCTTTGGTAGGTCTAGCTTCCTGCAATAAATATTTGGATATTGCACCCCCTTCGTCCATTATACCTGAAGCGTATCTGGATGAGGAGTCACAACTTGCTGCCTATACCGTAAATCAATATGCTGGACTATTTCCTTCGCATGGCAACTGGTCATTTGGCACTTTCGGCATAGACGGAAACACAGATAATATGGCTATTCCTACACTCGATAACAAGTTTATTCCGGGCCAATGGCGCGTAGGATCGAGTGGCGGCGACTGGGATTTTTCAAGTATTTATCAGATGAATTATTTTATAAATACGGTGGTTCCCAAATGGAAAGAAAATCGTATTCTCGGAAATTCCAATAATATTTCACATTATATCGGTGAAGCCTATTTTTTACGGGCCTACGTTTACTTTGGGAAATTGCAGGCCTTGGGTGATTTTCCTATTATTCGCAATGTGATGTCGGATAAGGACAAGAATATTTTGGTAGAAGCAAGTAAGCGGTCGCCAAGAAATGAAGTCGCTCGTTTTATTCTTTCTGACTTGGATTCGGCTATTACCTTGCTGAACCAAAGTTCTCCTGATGGTAAAAAACAGCGGATCTCAAAAAATGTAGCCCAGCTTTTCAAGTCCCGAGTAGCTTTGTACGAAGGTACCTGGCTCAAATACTTCAGCGGAACCGCATTCGTCCCTAAAGGACCAGGGTGGCCTGGTGCAGCAAAATCATACAATAGCAATTATGCATTTCCGACGGGAAGTATTGCTGGAGAGATCGACTACTTTTTAACGCAGGCCATGGAATCTGCAGCAGCGGTTGCTGATAATGTGCCGCTGGTGAGCAATACCGGGATAATAGAATCTGCCAACAATGAGAATCCTTACTTCAGTATGTTTGGTGCCGTGGATATGTCCAGCTATGGCGAAGTACTTTTGTGGCGACAATATAATCAAAGCCTGGTGACACACAATGTACCGGTATATGCACAGCGCGGCAATTATGCGGTTGGTTTGACACGCGGCCTTGTTGAAAGCTTCCTGATGTCCAATGGACTGCCTATTTACGCTTCCGGCAGCGGTTATGCGGGCGATGATTACATTGCAGATGTTCGGAAGAATCGCGATGGTCGTTTACAATTGTTTTTAAAAGAGCCCGGCCAAAAGAATGTATTGGTCAATATTGGACAAGGTACGCACTATACCCTTATTGAGCCCACACCGACTGTTTACGATACCGATTGGGAAAGACGTTATACAACGGGGTATACCATACGTAAAGGCATTTCATACGACGGTTTACAAACGCTCAACGGTCAGGGATTTACCGGTAGCATTACCTTCCGAGCCACGGAGGCTTACCTCAATTACATGGAGGCCTGTTATGAAAAGAATCAAAATTTAGATACGAAGGCACAGGCCTACTGGCGTGCACTGCGTACGCGGGCTAAGGTCGATCCTGATTTCAATGCGACCATTGCGGCAACGCAAATGGATAAAGAAAAGAAAGACTGGGGCGCGTATTCAGCAGGACAGTTTATATCACCAACCTTGTACAATATACGTCGCGAACGTAGAAGCGAACTTATGGCGGAAGGTCTGCGTTGGATGGATCTCAAGCGTTGGCGGGCAATGGATCAGCTGATTACAACAGCAGACCATTTTGAAGGTTTTAAACTTTGGGGACCGATGAAAGATTGGTATAAACCCGAACAGCTGATTTATGGTGCTACCAATGATAAATCTGTCGTTTCGGATCCCGCACGGAGTGAATACCTCAGACCATTGGAGATCAGAAGCAATGCCCTGTCTTATACCGGTGTAAAATTTGCCATGGCACATTACCTCGCACCCATTGCCATAGAACATTTCCAGTTGGCTTCGGATGATGGAACAGCAGAAAATTCTGTTATTTATCAAAATCCAGGATGGTCACTTATCAGTGGAACTGCCCCAACCGGACTGTAG
- a CDS encoding SusC/RagA family TonB-linked outer membrane protein, producing the protein MKRKIVFTPCWLCCICFLLLSLQQTYAQSITVRGQVTENNRPLAGVTVKNIGSTVQAQTDTQGKYTISAATVTALEFTFLGYAKQRFEFSQLKQISQGNYELNVQLDASEGDVLDEVVVVGFGSQKKTNLTGSVAVVDAKQLENRPVRNAIQALQGLAPGLNISQNSGTMETNPSINIRGTGTIGTSSSAPLILIDGSEGSLAALNPQDIESVSVLKDAGAASIYGSRAAFGVILVTTKSGKAGRTSVNYNNSFRMNAPTLMPKMMDSYTFAQYFNQAEVNAGGSPHFSAEHLQRILDYQNGSLKNSTIVDPNNKLYWAEGYAYGNDNNDWFDVMYRDQAFAQEHNLSLNGGTEKTTYYLSGNIMKQQGLMAFNTDHYDRYAVAAKINSKVSDIFQVNYNARLVREDYDRPAALTNSFYDDLGRQGWPTLPLYDPNGYLFSSPSPALAMKEGGQDKSSKDYIYQQLQLILEPIKGWRTTGNFNYRTTTQFRHWDSQRLYNHDVNGDPYLYKNSSNVYEFGLKENYYNINIFSDYDKSWGDHHVKVMVGGQIEHTAYRNLGVQRDGIIIPDQPVLNLTSGTDINGKAVVPSVSGEYQKWATAGFFGRLNYNYAEKYLLEANLRYDGSSRHLASLPNGGQNALGTQWGAGDIMYADLNGDGKIDGGSNTEADPGDRRVIGNSTPRYSFGLNLNADYRNFDFSIFMQGVMKRDYWQGGYYFWGATSKWWSTGLVDHLDYFRTADNPLGENLEAYYARPVFGTAKNQQTQTRFLQNAAYIRIKNIQLGYTLPKETTKRFGVERLRVYVSGENIWTGSSVAGMFDPETIDGGSNGTVYPLTKVWSAGLSVTF; encoded by the coding sequence ATGAAAAGAAAAATAGTATTCACACCGTGCTGGCTTTGTTGTATCTGCTTTTTACTTTTAAGCTTACAGCAGACTTATGCGCAGTCAATAACTGTACGGGGCCAGGTTACCGAAAATAATAGGCCACTGGCCGGAGTGACCGTCAAAAATATCGGTTCCACAGTGCAAGCACAAACAGATACACAGGGAAAATATACGATCAGTGCTGCCACAGTCACGGCATTAGAATTTACCTTTCTAGGTTATGCGAAACAGCGCTTTGAATTCAGTCAGCTCAAACAGATCAGCCAAGGGAACTACGAGCTTAACGTGCAACTTGATGCTTCCGAAGGAGATGTTTTGGATGAAGTGGTGGTGGTCGGTTTCGGTTCGCAGAAAAAAACAAACCTGACCGGTTCGGTTGCGGTGGTGGATGCCAAGCAACTAGAAAATAGGCCGGTAAGAAATGCGATCCAGGCACTGCAAGGACTGGCACCAGGACTAAATATTTCCCAAAACTCGGGAACGATGGAAACCAATCCATCCATTAATATCCGAGGGACGGGCACCATCGGAACCTCTTCTTCGGCACCACTGATTTTAATCGATGGTTCTGAAGGGTCTTTGGCGGCACTAAATCCACAGGATATTGAAAGCGTATCTGTATTAAAAGATGCTGGAGCGGCTTCAATTTACGGCTCTAGAGCTGCCTTTGGGGTTATTTTAGTTACTACAAAATCTGGAAAGGCTGGACGTACATCGGTAAATTATAATAATAGCTTTCGTATGAATGCCCCAACATTAATGCCGAAGATGATGGATTCTTATACATTTGCGCAATACTTTAATCAGGCCGAAGTCAACGCAGGTGGTTCACCACATTTCTCCGCGGAGCATTTGCAGCGCATCCTGGATTATCAAAACGGAAGCCTGAAAAATTCGACGATAGTCGATCCAAACAATAAATTGTACTGGGCTGAAGGATATGCCTATGGTAACGACAACAACGATTGGTTCGATGTCATGTATCGGGATCAGGCTTTTGCTCAGGAGCACAACCTAAGCCTCAATGGTGGAACCGAAAAAACAACTTATTACCTTTCAGGTAATATTATGAAACAACAAGGGTTGATGGCCTTCAATACGGATCATTACGACCGTTACGCTGTTGCTGCTAAAATCAATTCTAAAGTATCTGACATCTTTCAGGTAAATTACAACGCGCGATTGGTGCGTGAAGACTACGACCGTCCGGCTGCATTGACCAATAGTTTTTATGATGATTTAGGCAGACAGGGCTGGCCAACGCTGCCTCTGTATGATCCAAATGGATACTTGTTCAGTTCTCCCTCACCTGCACTTGCCATGAAAGAAGGCGGACAGGATAAATCAAGTAAGGATTACATTTACCAACAGTTACAACTCATCCTCGAACCTATTAAAGGATGGCGTACAACTGGTAATTTTAACTATAGAACCACAACTCAATTTCGTCATTGGGACTCGCAGCGTCTTTACAACCATGACGTGAATGGTGATCCGTATCTGTATAAAAACTCATCCAATGTGTACGAATTTGGTTTAAAGGAAAACTACTATAACATTAATATCTTTTCTGATTACGATAAGAGCTGGGGCGACCATCATGTTAAAGTTATGGTCGGTGGTCAGATTGAACACACGGCCTATCGCAATCTCGGTGTGCAACGCGACGGAATCATTATCCCGGATCAACCGGTATTGAATCTGACCTCCGGCACAGACATCAATGGAAAAGCAGTAGTGCCTTCTGTATCTGGCGAATATCAAAAATGGGCAACAGCGGGTTTCTTCGGCCGATTGAATTACAATTATGCAGAAAAATACCTATTGGAAGCTAATTTGCGTTATGACGGTTCATCACGCCATCTGGCGAGCTTGCCCAATGGTGGACAAAATGCATTAGGAACACAATGGGGGGCAGGAGATATCATGTATGCTGATCTTAATGGAGACGGAAAAATAGATGGTGGAAGCAATACAGAGGCCGATCCGGGTGATCGTCGTGTGATTGGAAACAGCACACCGCGTTACTCCTTTGGATTGAATCTGAATGCGGACTACAGAAATTTTGATTTTAGTATTTTCATGCAAGGTGTCATGAAACGCGATTATTGGCAAGGGGGCTACTATTTTTGGGGAGCAACTTCAAAATGGTGGTCAACGGGCTTGGTCGATCATCTTGATTATTTCCGTACTGCAGATAATCCCCTGGGTGAAAATCTTGAAGCATATTACGCACGTCCTGTTTTTGGTACTGCTAAAAACCAGCAGACGCAGACGCGCTTTTTGCAGAACGCAGCCTACATCCGCATAAAAAATATTCAGCTGGGCTATACCTTGCCGAAAGAAACAACAAAACGTTTCGGTGTAGAGCGTTTGCGTGTATACGTTTCCGGAGAAAATATCTGGACCGGCTCAAGTGTAGCGGGAATGTTTGATCCCGAAACTATTGATGGCGGAAGCAACGGAACCGTTTACCCATTGACTAAAGTCTGGTCTGCAGGTTTAAGTGTTACATTTTAA
- a CDS encoding RNA polymerase sigma factor, producing MAMVQQLPPGYRTVFNLYAIDGYGHEEISGMLGIAIGTSKSNLHKARGRLAEMVEVQGVKFGKTEEKR from the coding sequence TTGGCGATGGTACAGCAGCTTCCACCTGGCTACAGGACAGTGTTCAATCTCTATGCGATCGATGGTTATGGACACGAAGAAATTAGTGGCATGCTGGGAATTGCCATTGGAACATCAAAATCTAATCTGCATAAAGCACGTGGTAGACTGGCGGAAATGGTGGAAGTTCAAGGGGTAAAATTTGGTAAAACGGAGGAGAAAAGATGA